Below is a window of Myroides profundi DNA.
TTTTCTTTATTGATAAAAGTGATAGTCACTTCTTTTTCTCCAATGCCTCCATCTTTTGGAGAGCACCCTAATACTACTAATGAGAAGAGAGTTAGTAGTACAAGTTTTGCTTTCATAATGTTTTATATTAAAGAGGGTTTTCCTTTACCCTCTATTAAATTTACGATTTATACAGGTTTATTTTCTTTAAAAACCAATAACAACTATACCGTAAACCACTAAAAAACAACATTTAACACCTTTAAAACCACCTAACCTTTTAGAGATTAAAAAACACTAATTCTAATTTATTTGTTAATTTTAGAACAATAAAAATCTATTTTACACATATAACAATACTTTATCTTACTCATACTGTAATTTTTTGTCATTACACCTTATTTTAGCCTATATACGTGATTTATTATATGCTTTTTAAGAGCTAAAATGACGCTAGATTTCACATGAAGTAGATATCAAATTCACACCGCTTTCTTTAACCTAGATTAAGCATTAGCCAAATACTGCAAAGCAATTCTACTTCATCTCTCTTTCATTCCTTCTAAAACCATACTATAGTATGCTTTTTTCATAAATTCAGAGCTGTTTTGTATAATTTACTCTCGTTAATAGGTCTATCGCGTATTCTGGGTTTAAAAAATCATTAACTTTATCCCTTTATTATTTTAAGATGAAAGGAATTATTCTCGCTGGGGGATCGGGAACACGATTACACCCTCTTACATTAGCTGTCAGTAAACAACTGATGCCTGTCTATGACAAGCCTATGATTTACTACCCTTTATCCACGTTAATGCTAGCGGGAATCAACGAAATTCTGATTATCTCTACTCCTACTGACCTGCCTAACTTCCAAAAACTATTAGGAGATGGTAGCCAAATCGGTTGTTCTTTTACTTATGCGATACAGGAAGAACCCAATGGATTAGCACAGGCTTTTATTATTGGAGAGGAATTTATAGGTGATGATCACGTAGCGCTGATCTTAGGGGATAATATCTTCTACGGCAGTGGAATGTCTAAACTATTACAATCGTGCGTAGAAAGAGCAGAACCAACTATATTTGCCTATTCTGTAACTGATCCTCAACGCTATGGTGTGGTGGAGTTTGATCAACATAAAAATGTACTCTCTATAGAAGAGAAACCTCTAGAACCCAAATCTAACTTTGTGGTGCCTGGATTATACTTTTATGACAATGATGTAGTGAATATTGCCAAGACTATTCAACCTTCTAAAAGAGGAGAATATGAGATCACAGATATCAATAAAGAGTATTTGAGACAAGGCAAATTAAAGGTAGGAATATTAGACAGAGGAACGGCTTGGTTAGACACAGGTACTTTTGCTTCTCTGATGAAAGCAGGTCAATTCGTTCAAGTCATCGAAGAGCGCCAAGGACTGAAAATCGGGGCCATCGAAGAGGTCGCTTATC
It encodes the following:
- the rfbA gene encoding glucose-1-phosphate thymidylyltransferase RfbA — encoded protein: MKGIILAGGSGTRLHPLTLAVSKQLMPVYDKPMIYYPLSTLMLAGINEILIISTPTDLPNFQKLLGDGSQIGCSFTYAIQEEPNGLAQAFIIGEEFIGDDHVALILGDNIFYGSGMSKLLQSCVERAEPTIFAYSVTDPQRYGVVEFDQHKNVLSIEEKPLEPKSNFVVPGLYFYDNDVVNIAKTIQPSKRGEYEITDINKEYLRQGKLKVGILDRGTAWLDTGTFASLMKAGQFVQVIEERQGLKIGAIEEVAYRMGYITKEQLHHIAKPLCKSGYGEYLMTIE